The Pseudonocardia sp. HH130630-07 DNA window CACCTCCCGGCCGGGCCGATGCCGTTCGAGCTGGCGACCGAGGCGGCCCGGCGCACCGGCGAGGACCTGATGGCCCCGTCGACCGACGGGATCGGGGAGACCTTCGGCGGGGTGCTGCTCGATCTCGCCGCCGACGACGCACTCGCCGCGGCCCGGGGCTGGCGCCCGGACGTCGTCGTGTCCGAGGTCTACTGCACGGTGGGCCCGCTCGTCGCGGCGGCGCTGGCACGGCCACTGCACCGGCTGCGGATGACGGCCCCGCTCCCGGCGGTCCTGACGGCGGCGATCGACCGGGCGGCTGCGGTGCGCTACGCGCAGCGCGGTCTCGCGCCGTGCCCGGTCGCGAGCGTGCTCGACCTGTGGCCCGCCGAGCTGCGGGACCCGGCGCCGGACGGTCCCGGGGCCGTCCCGGTGGTCCCGGTCCGGGCGGGCGCGCACCGGCGCCCGGCACCGTCCGGGGCCTGGACGCCGCCGCCCGCCGGGCCGCGCCCCCGGGTGCTGGTCTCGATGGGCACGATCTTCAGCAGCACCGACGTCCTCGGTGCGGTGGTGGACGCGGTCGCCGCGCACCCGGTCGACGTCGTCGCCACCCTCGGGCTCGGGCTGCCGGGCGAGGCGGTGCGGGGACACGACGGCCGCGGTGCCGGCGGCGGCACCGTCACCTTCGTCCCGTTCGTGCCGCTGGAGGAGCTGCTCGGCGGCGTCGATCTCGTGGTGGGCGTCGGTGGCGCCGGGACGGTGCTGGCCGCGCTGTCCCGGGGGATCCCGCTCGTCCTGCTGCCCCAGGGGGCCGACCATCCGACCATCGCCGCCGGGGTGGCTGCCGCGGGGGCCGGGGTCGTCGTCGACTCGGTGGCCGGGATCGGCCCGGCGGTCGGCCGGGTGCTGTCCCCGGAGGACCGCACCCGCGGGTGCGCCGCGGCGGTCGCGACGGCGATGGACCGGGCCGCCGGCCCGGTCGAGGCGGTCCGCGCGCTCGTCGCGGGCACGTCGGAGGGGTGAGCGCGCGTCCGCCGGCGGGTCCCCGCACCGCCGGCGGACGCGCAGGTCATCGGACCAGCCGGGCCACCTGCTGGACCACCGCGACGGTCGAGGCCAGGTCGGTCCCCTCGCCGTCGACGTCGAGCTCGCGGCGCAGCGACCGCAGCTGGTCGAGCGCCCCGGTGTTGCGGCCCGCCCAGTCCTCGACCGGGTCCTCGGTGCCGCCGGTGCCGCCGGTGCCGTCCGGTGTGTCCGCAAGCCGCCGGGTGAGGGTGCGGAGCACGTCGTAGAGCAGGTCGCGCAGGTGGGCGCGGGCCAGCAGCTCGGCCCGGCTGGAGCGCCGCAGCGCCCGGACCGTGTCCATCAGCCGGTGCGCGTCCAGCCGGTCGGCGAGTCCGAAGTAGAGACCGGCCAGCCGGTCGAGGTCGTCCGCGGCGATCTCGGTGTCCGCGCTCCCAGCGAGGTCGCGGGCGATCTCGCCGATGTCGAGAACCGACACCGCGTAGGCGGAGTCGACGCAGTGCCGGGCGACGTCGTCGGGCACGCCGGCGTCGGCGAACCGGGCCAGCGTCGTGGACAGCCGCCCGGCCTCCGGCCCGTGCAGGTGCGCACCGGTACGGGCGAGCAGCACCGCGACCGCGCCACCGAGGCGGGCGATCTCGGTGGTGGGGTCGACCGGGCGCGGCCGGTGCTGCAGCACCCAGCGCGCCCCGCGTTCGAGCAGCCGCCGCGAGAGGGCCATCAGCTCGTCGGCGACGGCGCACGGCAGCCCGGGCGCGATCCCGGTGATCCGGTGCTGCAGCTCGCCGATGCGCAGCACCGAGGACGCGACCAGGTGTGCCCGCACGACCTCCGGCCAGCTCGCCCCGGTGTCGTCGGCGAGCCGGTGGCAGAAGGACATGCCGGCGCTGTCGACCACGTGGTTGGTCAGCGCCGAGACCACGATCTGACGACGCAGCGGGTGGTCGGCGAGTGCGGTCGGGCTGCGCTCGGTCAGCGCGACCGGGAAGTAGCCGGGGAGCAGGTCGACGACGGCGTCGTCGTCCGGCAGGCCGGACGCGGCGAGCTCGGCCGAGAGCGCGAGCTTGGTCCGGCCGAGCAGGGTGCACACCTCGGGCGAGGTGAGGCCCTGGCCGGTCCGGCGGCGGATCTCGATCTCCTCGGCCGAGGGCAGCACGTCGAGCGAGCGGTGCAGCCCGTGGTGCTGCTCGAGGTGGGCGAGCAGCGCGGCGTGCCGGCCGAGCCGCCGGGTGGCGTGGGTCCGGGCCAGCCCGACGACGGTGTTGTGCCGGGCGTTCTCGCCGAGCACCAGCGTCGTGACCTCGCCGGCCATCGCGGCGAGCAGGTCGTTGCGGTCGCCGGCGTCGAGCGTCCCGGCCCGGACCAGCTCGTCGACCGCGATCTTGATGTTCACCTCGTGGTCGGAGCAGCTCACCCCGGCCGAGTTGTCGAGCGCGTCGGTGTTGATCCCGCCGCCGGCGGCGGCGAACTCGACCCGGGCGGCCGCCGTCAGACCGAGGTTCCCGCCCTCGACGACGACCGTGGTCCGCAGCTCGGAGGCGTCCACCCGCAGGTCGTCGCAGGCCCGGTTGCCGACGTCGCCGTGCGTCTCGTGGGAGGCCTTGACGTAGGTCCCGACGCCGCCGTTCCACAGCAGGTCCACCGGCGCCCGCAGGATCGCCCGGATCAGTGACGGCGGGTCGAGCCGGGTGACCGTCGGCGCGAGGCCGAGCACGTGCCGGACCCGCGGCCCGACCGGGACCGACTTCGCCGAGCGCGGCCACACGCCACCCTCGGCCGAGATCACGGTCCGGTCGTAGTCGTCCCAGGAACTGCCCGGCCGGCCGTAGAGCCGCAGCCGCTCGGTGTAGGCGGTGTCGGGGTCGGGCTCCGGGTCGAGGAAGACGTGCCGGTGGTCGAACGCCGCGACCAGCCGCAGCGCCGGGGAGCGGAGCATGCCGTTGCCGAAGACGTCGCCGGACATGTCGCCGATCCCGACCACGGTCAGCGCGTCCCGGTCGGCGTCGACACCGCGCTCGTGCAGGTGCCGGCGCAGGCTCTCCCAGGCACCGCGGGCGGTGATGCCCATCGCCTTGTGGTCGTAGCCGGTGCGCCCGCCGGAGGCGAACGCGTCGCCGAGCCAGTACCCGCGGGCGACGGCGATCTCGTTGGCGAGGTCGGAGAACCGGGCGGTGCCCTTGTCGGCCGCGACCACGAGGTAGTCGTCGTCGCCGTCGTGGCGGACGCCGGGGAGCAGCGGGACGGTGCCGCCGGCCGCGTCGGAGCCGCCGGTGCTGTCAGTGCCGTCGGTGCCGCCGGACCCGGCGGTGCGGTTGTCCACGACGTCGAGCAGCGCGGTGACGAACCGCCGGTAGTGCTCCGCACCGTCACCGGACGCCGTCCGGCTCGCGAAGCCGCCCTTCGCCCCGGCCGGGACGACGACGGCGTTCTTCAGCGACTGGGCCTTCGCCAGCCCCAGCACCTCGGTGCGGTAGTCCTCGCCCCGGTCCGACCAGCGCAGCCCGCCCCGGGCCACCCGGTCGAACCGCAGGTGGACGCCCTCGATGTCGGCGGAGAACACGAAGATCTCCGACGCCGGGCGGGGCACCGGGACCTCGGACAGCCGTGCCGGGTCGAGCTTGAGCGCCAGGTCCCGCGGCGCCGTGTGGTGGTTGGTGCGGACCACCCCCAGCACCAGCTCCTGCAGGCTGCGCAGCACCCGGTCGGCGTCGCGCGCGGTGACCCGGTCCAGCCGGATCCCCAGCTCGCGGCGGATCCGCTCGACCCCGGCGGCGCGGCGCTCGTCGTCGGCGTCGAACCGGGCCTCGAACAGCCCGACCAGCCGGGCCGCGATCACCGGGTGCGCGCACAGCGTGTCCGCGACCCGGTCCGGCCCGTGCGGGTGCCCGATCTGCTGCAGGTAGCGGGCCAGCGTGCGCAGCAGCAACGCCTGACGCCAGTCCAGCCCGGCCGTGCCGACCAGACGGTTGAACCCGTCGACGTCGCAACCGCCGGTCCAGCACGCGACGAACGCCGCGCCGAGCCGGTCCGCGGGGTCGGAGGTGTCGTCGCCCGCACCGGTGTCGTCGGCGACGAACCGGGCCCGGACGTCGAAGTGGTGCACCCAGAACCGGGTGTGCCCGCGGGAGACCGGCCAGGAACGCTCGTCGAGCACGTAGAGCCCGAGCGAGTGCAGGACGGGCAGCACGGCCGACAGCGCAATCCGGTCGTCGCGGGAGTACAGCCGGAACCGCCACCGGGTGATCCCGTCGGCACCGGCCGGGCCGGGCAGGAAAGCGACGTCCACATCGGACTCGGGTCCGATCGCGGTGAGCCGGGCCAGGTCGTGCCGCGCCTCCGACGGCGTGACGGCCGCCCGGTACTCCGGCGGGAAGCGCACCGCGGGCCGCCCGGTGCCGCTCATCGCCGCGAGCCGGTCCTCCCAGCTGCCGAGCAGCCGGGTGAGGCGGCGCTCCAGCTCGTCCTCAAGGCCGTCCGCGACGTCAGCACCGGACACCGTGGTGAGGTGCACGATCGAGATCGCCGACGGCGTCGCCGAGACCGAGTGCTCGATCACCGGGCCGCCGACGACGGCGTCGATCTCGGTGGTGATGAGCTCCCGCGCGTCCGGGTTGCAGCGGTCGCGGGCCAGGAAGACCAGCACCGACGTGACGCCGGAACCGCGGTCGTGCTCGGCGACCACGCGCAGCCGCCGCTGGTCGGTGATCGCCCCGACGGCGACGAGCACCCGGTCCAGCGCCCGCGCACCGGAGTGCAGCAGCGCGCCCCGCGGGCACTCGCGCAGCACCTCCAGCCCGCGCCGCCCGGACCAGTGGTCCGCGGAGATCCCCAGGTCCTGCGTGCGGGCCCGGACCTGCTCGCCGAGCAGCGGGATGCTGCGCGGGTCGGTGCGCGCGACCTCGTCGGTCAGCAGGCCGGTCAGCTCGTGCGCCGGCTCGCCGGGGCGGACCGGCGGGATCACGACGCGCAGCGGCCGCTCGTCGCGGACCACGTCGGACGGCTCGTAGCGCCAGCCAAACCGGAGCACGTCGGGCTCGGCCACGGGATCGCTGCACGGGACGAGATCGAGCAGGTGCATGTTGCCCGCGCAGCACCACATGAGGAAGTCGGTCAGCCCGGTGGACACCGGGCCCGCGGCGGCGAGCGCGACGGCGAGGTCGTGCACCCGCGAGACCAGGCCGGTGCGGCGGCGCAGGTGCTCGCGCAGCCGCAGCACCCGCTGCTCGACGGCGGTCTCCAGCTCGTCGACCGGGCCGTGCGGTGGCCCGTCCAGTTCCAGGGAGGTCCAGGACTCGGTCACCTCGGCCGCGCCCGGGGCGCTGCCGGGATCGCTGCCGGGATCGAGGAGCTCGCCCGCTGCGTCCCGCCGGACCCGGACCCGGGGGTGGATGACGCGGTCGGGCACCAGCCGGTGCCGCCCGAGCTCGGCGATCAGCGCGTCGATGAGGTGCGGCATGTCCTCCACGACGACGAGTGCGCGCGGCCCGGCCCCGAGCTCCGGATCGGCGGGCAGCACCCGGACACGGACGCCGTCCGGCGCGCGCACGGCGGCCAGGTCGCGCAGGCCGTCATCCAGATCGGTGATCGTGTCGGAACTGGCGGTGTCCGAACGCATCGGTGCGTGTCCTCCGGGTCGATCGCAGACGTCGCGGGGCGGCACGCCCCGGGCTGTGTGGTGACCCTGACCACGGTCGACCTGCGGTTACAAGAATCTTGAGCAACGCTTGACATTAATTCTCGATCTAGAAGCCGAACGTTACGCAGCCCGGGGCAGCGCTATCCGAACATCCGACGAATCGGCGACGGTCGCAATTTCGCAACGGTCGTCAGCACATCGGGTGACCGTTACACGGCCAAGGTCAAAAGTTGCTCAAGGATCACCGGGAGTGAGCCTTTTTCAACCTGACCAGCGAGCTTCTGCGTCAGGAGATCGCGAAGGTTGCAGCGCAACTGCTCTGACCACAGCTGCACAGGTCACCGGCTCGCCAGCTCGGCGTCTGCACCCACACAATCAGGCCCCTGAGCTGCCGGAACGGCAGGTTGAAAAAGGCTCAGTGCTGGACAGCGTCATTTCGCCTCCACACCCTGGGTTCGTCACGGTGGACACACGGGTCCGCCGTAGGAGGGAGCGGGCCCATGTCCGAGGCCGCCACGACCACCACGGAGGGCCAGCCGGCGCTCAAGCGGGTGATGGGTCCGAAGCTGCTGCTGCTGTTCATCATCGGCGACATCCTGGGGACCGGGATCTATGCGTTGGTGGGGCAGGTCGCCGAGGAGGTCGGTGGTGCGGCGTGGTTGCCGTTCCTGGTGGCCTTCGCGGTGGCGATGGTGACGGCGTTCTCGTATCTGGAGCTGGTGACGAAGTATCCGGCTGCGGCGGGTGCGGCGTTGTACACGCACAAGGCGTTCGGGATCCACTTCCTGACGTTCATGGTGACGTTCGTGGTGATGTGTTCGGGGATCACGTCGGCGTCGACGGCGTCGCGGGCGTTCGCGGCGAACCTGGATGCGGGGTTCGGGCTGGAGCTGGGTAACGGCGGGATCCTGCTGATCGCGTTGGGGTTCATGGCGTTGGTGGCGGCGGTGAACTTCCGGGGTGTGGGCGAGTCCGTGAAGGTCAACGTGGTGTTGACGTTGGTGGAGTTGTCGGGGTTGTTGCTGGTCATCCTGGTCGGGGTGTTCGCGATCGCGGGTGGTGGTGCGGACTGGGCGCGGGTGGTCGCGTTCGACACGCCGGAGGACAAGGGTGTGTTCCTGGCGGTGACGTCGGCGACGTCGTTGGCGTTCTTCGCGATGGTGGGGTTCGAGGACTCGGTGAACATGGCCGAGGAGTGTCACGAGCCGCGGCGGATCTTCCCGAAGATCATGTTGACCGGGTTGTCGATCACCGGTGTGATCTATGTGCTGGTGGCGATCTGTTCGGTGGCGCTGGTGCCGGTGGGTCCGCTGGCGGCGAGTGAGACGCCGCTGGTGGAGGTGGTGCGGGCGGGTGCGCCGGGGATCCCGGCGGATGCGGTGTTGCCGTTCATCTCGATGTTCGCGGTGGCGAACTCGGCGTTGATCAACATGTTGATGGCGTCGCGGTTGTTGTACGGGATGGCGAACCAGGCGGTGTTGCCGCGGCCGTTGGCGCGGGTGCATCCGTTCCGGCGGACGCCGTGGGTGTCGATCGTGTTCACGACGTTGATCTCGTTCGGGTTGATCGGTTACGTGTCGCTGGGTGATGACTCCGATGTGGTGTCGGCGCTGGGTGGGACGACGTCGTTGTTGTTGCTGGCGGTGTTCACGATCGTGAACATCGCGGTGCTGGTGCTGCGCCGCGACCGGGTGGATGCGGATCATTTCCGGGCGCCGCGGGGGTTGCCGGTGGTGGGGGCGTTGGCGAGTTTCTACCTGGTGTTGCCGTTCTCGGGGCGGGACTCGATCCAGTACGAGCTGGCGGGGTTGTTGCTGGTTCTGGGGCTGGTGTTGTACGGGGTGACGGTGCTGCTGAACCGTCGTCTCGGGGTGAAGCAGACGACCCTGGACCCGGCCAAACTCGACGGCTGAGCCGGCCCCTTTTTTTCGTACTCATGGAGCTTCAGCCTCGTGAGACGGGGCCGAAGCTCCATGAGTACGACCGGGGAGTGGCGCAACTGCGGGAAATGTGCCGGTGATCGGCCCCGTTCCTGCCCACGCATTTCTCTCGTCGCAGTGCCGATTATTCGGTGCCGGCCCCCGGGGTCTCGCACTCATGGAGCTTCGGTCCGGCGAGACGAGGCCGAAGCTCCATGAGTGCAGGGAGGAGGGGGTGAGCGCGAAGCCAGGCAAGACCCAAAGAGTGTGACGTGGATCTCAGATCGGCCCGGCGGACTGGACCATGCCGTTACGGCATACGTTCTGGTCCTCGGGCACGCCGAACCGCACGACGTCGGAGGGTGTATGACCGAGCGAGCACGAACCAGAAGCCGGGACGGCTCAGGTCCGTCCCGGGAACCGGGAGCTGACCGTCCATCGCGGGTCGTCGGTGCCGCCGTCGCTCCGCGTGACGTAGGTCGGACCGTGACCGTCCCGGTCGGACGCGCGGGCGAGCGCGTCGATCAGCTCGCCGAGCTGGTCGTCGGCGGAGTCGAGGTCGTCGGTGCAGCCGAGCAGCAGCGGTCCGTCGGAGGACTCGGTCTCGGCGCAGAACGACACGTCGGACACCTCGTCGCAGGCCGGTTCGAGCAGGCCGAGATTGCATCCCCGGCGCAGGTAGACCCGGACCAGCCGGTCCGCCCGGACGATGCCCGCCGGGACGAGGGTCTCGAGCCATACGGTGCTGCGCGAAGCGCCCTGTGGAGCCACGTGTCGTCCTGTGTCCACTCTCGTGCGTCCTTCCCGGATCCGCCGCGTCCGGCCCTGCCCTCGAGCATGATCGAGCGCCACCGGGAGATGGTCGGACGTCCTCGGGACGGGCTTCGCGTTCCGGGAGAAACCCCCACGAAACGTCCTATGACGCCCGGGTGTCGGTCACCCCGCGGATCGGGGGCGCGCTGGTGGGGGATCTCCCTCGGCCTAGCGCGCACAACCGATCAGGTGATCGAGATGTCACGTCGGGTGGGCACGGTTCCACACGTCCGGTTGTCGGGAGGAGATTTCGGATGACGGTGATCGTGGATGGGCGGCTCGCCGCGGACACGCCACGGCCGCGCCACGAACCGCGACCGGTGGCCACCCGCGTGCTGTGCGCCGACCCGGTGCTGCGTGAGGCGGCGAACGCCTACCTGCGCGGACGCCCCGAGGTGGAGGTCGCCGGGGAGGCCGCGGACGTCCTGCTGGTCTTCGCCGAGACGGTCGATGACGGTGTGCGGGCCGAGGTCGAGAGCGTGGTCGGCGAGATCGGTGCCGGGCGCGACGGCGACGCCGTCACCCGATTGGTGCTCGTCGTCGGTGAGATGGAGGAGCGCCACCTGTGGTGGGCGGTCGCGCACGAGCTCTCCGCCGTGCTCGCCCGCAGCGCCGCGAGCTGGGACGACGTCGTGTCGGCCCTGGTGACCTCGCGCGCCGGCGGCGCCGACCTCCCGTCGGCCACCGTCGGCTGGCTGCTCGACGAGATCCGGTCGCTGGACACCCGGCTGGCCGCGGTCGGCGTCAACCGGGCGGGACTGACCACACGGGAGACCGAGATCCTGCGGCTGTTCGCCGCCGGACTGGAGACCGCCGACGTCGCCCGCCAGCTGAACTACTCCGAACGCACGATCAAATCGACCGTGCACGCAGTCAAGGAGCGCCTCGGCCTGCGCAACCGGGCCCACGCCGTCGCCCACGCCCTGCGGATCGGCGCCATCTGATCCGATGGGGTGGCCCGCACGGGGGCCCGCACGGGGTGAAGCGCGAGGAGATGGTGATGACGGGAGCGGCACCGGCCGGGATCACGGCCGAAGTCGTCGGCGGGCACGTCGTGCTCCGCGGTGCCCGGGAACCGGAGCGCGAGCGTGCGTTCCTGCACCGGTTGCCGGCCCCCCTCGGCCGTCGCTTCGTGCTCCTCGCGCGCGACGCGGCCCGGAACGCCGACCCGGACGCGCTGCGTGCCGCGCTGCACGACGCGGTGCTCGACGCCGCGCGCGCGACCCCGACGCCGGGCGAGGTCTGGCTCGGGGTCGAGGGACTGGCGCAGCACCCCGACCTGCTCGCTGAGCTCGCCGGTGACAGCGGGCTGACCGTGCTCGGCCCGGTCGGGCGGCTGACCTTCGCCGCGGGCAGCGCCATCGTGGTGTCCGATGCAGACGGTCGCCCCGGCTGGCGGCGCAGCTCCGCGGGCGCGCCCCCGCGGGCCCACGGATGGCGGTTCCCGCCCCGGCCGTGGGAGTCCACGGTCCCGGACCTGTCGACGTCCCCGCTCGTCAGCACGCCGGTCATGGCGGGGGTCGCGGTCCGCGCCACCGGCGCCACCCCGGTCGGGTCCGGCGATCTC harbors:
- a CDS encoding nucleotide disphospho-sugar-binding domain-containing protein; amino-acid sequence: MRLLFTAVAAHGHVLPLAPLMSAALDDGHAVGLVTAAGLADVVATELPAGVEHLPAGPMPFELATEAARRTGEDLMAPSTDGIGETFGGVLLDLAADDALAAARGWRPDVVVSEVYCTVGPLVAAALARPLHRLRMTAPLPAVLTAAIDRAAAVRYAQRGLAPCPVASVLDLWPAELRDPAPDGPGAVPVVPVRAGAHRRPAPSGAWTPPPAGPRPRVLVSMGTIFSSTDVLGAVVDAVAAHPVDVVATLGLGLPGEAVRGHDGRGAGGGTVTFVPFVPLEELLGGVDLVVGVGGAGTVLAALSRGIPLVLLPQGADHPTIAAGVAAAGAGVVVDSVAGIGPAVGRVLSPEDRTRGCAAAVATAMDRAAGPVEAVRALVAGTSEG
- a CDS encoding NAD-glutamate dehydrogenase domain-containing protein, coding for MRSDTASSDTITDLDDGLRDLAAVRAPDGVRVRVLPADPELGAGPRALVVVEDMPHLIDALIAELGRHRLVPDRVIHPRVRVRRDAAGELLDPGSDPGSAPGAAEVTESWTSLELDGPPHGPVDELETAVEQRVLRLREHLRRRTGLVSRVHDLAVALAAAGPVSTGLTDFLMWCCAGNMHLLDLVPCSDPVAEPDVLRFGWRYEPSDVVRDERPLRVVIPPVRPGEPAHELTGLLTDEVARTDPRSIPLLGEQVRARTQDLGISADHWSGRRGLEVLRECPRGALLHSGARALDRVLVAVGAITDQRRLRVVAEHDRGSGVTSVLVFLARDRCNPDARELITTEIDAVVGGPVIEHSVSATPSAISIVHLTTVSGADVADGLEDELERRLTRLLGSWEDRLAAMSGTGRPAVRFPPEYRAAVTPSEARHDLARLTAIGPESDVDVAFLPGPAGADGITRWRFRLYSRDDRIALSAVLPVLHSLGLYVLDERSWPVSRGHTRFWVHHFDVRARFVADDTGAGDDTSDPADRLGAAFVACWTGGCDVDGFNRLVGTAGLDWRQALLLRTLARYLQQIGHPHGPDRVADTLCAHPVIAARLVGLFEARFDADDERRAAGVERIRRELGIRLDRVTARDADRVLRSLQELVLGVVRTNHHTAPRDLALKLDPARLSEVPVPRPASEIFVFSADIEGVHLRFDRVARGGLRWSDRGEDYRTEVLGLAKAQSLKNAVVVPAGAKGGFASRTASGDGAEHYRRFVTALLDVVDNRTAGSGGTDGTDSTGGSDAAGGTVPLLPGVRHDGDDDYLVVAADKGTARFSDLANEIAVARGYWLGDAFASGGRTGYDHKAMGITARGAWESLRRHLHERGVDADRDALTVVGIGDMSGDVFGNGMLRSPALRLVAAFDHRHVFLDPEPDPDTAYTERLRLYGRPGSSWDDYDRTVISAEGGVWPRSAKSVPVGPRVRHVLGLAPTVTRLDPPSLIRAILRAPVDLLWNGGVGTYVKASHETHGDVGNRACDDLRVDASELRTTVVVEGGNLGLTAAARVEFAAAGGGINTDALDNSAGVSCSDHEVNIKIAVDELVRAGTLDAGDRNDLLAAMAGEVTTLVLGENARHNTVVGLARTHATRRLGRHAALLAHLEQHHGLHRSLDVLPSAEEIEIRRRTGQGLTSPEVCTLLGRTKLALSAELAASGLPDDDAVVDLLPGYFPVALTERSPTALADHPLRRQIVVSALTNHVVDSAGMSFCHRLADDTGASWPEVVRAHLVASSVLRIGELQHRITGIAPGLPCAVADELMALSRRLLERGARWVLQHRPRPVDPTTEIARLGGAVAVLLARTGAHLHGPEAGRLSTTLARFADAGVPDDVARHCVDSAYAVSVLDIGEIARDLAGSADTEIAADDLDRLAGLYFGLADRLDAHRLMDTVRALRRSSRAELLARAHLRDLLYDVLRTLTRRLADTPDGTGGTGGTEDPVEDWAGRNTGALDQLRSLRRELDVDGEGTDLASTVAVVQQVARLVR
- a CDS encoding APC family permease; this translates as MSEAATTTTEGQPALKRVMGPKLLLLFIIGDILGTGIYALVGQVAEEVGGAAWLPFLVAFAVAMVTAFSYLELVTKYPAAAGAALYTHKAFGIHFLTFMVTFVVMCSGITSASTASRAFAANLDAGFGLELGNGGILLIALGFMALVAAVNFRGVGESVKVNVVLTLVELSGLLLVILVGVFAIAGGGADWARVVAFDTPEDKGVFLAVTSATSLAFFAMVGFEDSVNMAEECHEPRRIFPKIMLTGLSITGVIYVLVAICSVALVPVGPLAASETPLVEVVRAGAPGIPADAVLPFISMFAVANSALINMLMASRLLYGMANQAVLPRPLARVHPFRRTPWVSIVFTTLISFGLIGYVSLGDDSDVVSALGGTTSLLLLAVFTIVNIAVLVLRRDRVDADHFRAPRGLPVVGALASFYLVLPFSGRDSIQYELAGLLLVLGLVLYGVTVLLNRRLGVKQTTLDPAKLDG
- a CDS encoding helix-turn-helix transcriptional regulator; translation: MTVIVDGRLAADTPRPRHEPRPVATRVLCADPVLREAANAYLRGRPEVEVAGEAADVLLVFAETVDDGVRAEVESVVGEIGAGRDGDAVTRLVLVVGEMEERHLWWAVAHELSAVLARSAASWDDVVSALVTSRAGGADLPSATVGWLLDEIRSLDTRLAAVGVNRAGLTTRETEILRLFAAGLETADVARQLNYSERTIKSTVHAVKERLGLRNRAHAVAHALRIGAI